The Aminithiophilus ramosus genome contains a region encoding:
- a CDS encoding metal-dependent hydrolase, whose amino-acid sequence MAKVRFLGHAAFYVGGEGLKGLIDPFLTGNPQASQGAESFTEIDVIFLTHGHDDHLGDTVQIAKRTGATVVANYEICHHLAKKGLKCHPMQIGGRWTFPFGTVKMTAALHGSAILDGNQVVYGGLAGGFLIEIEGKKVYHSGDTGLTKEMELLAEEAIDVALLPIGGNFVMDEEDAARAVRMIGPEAVVPMHYDTFDLIRADADRFARLVGTASRVVPLRPGQELLF is encoded by the coding sequence GTGGCTAAGGTGCGCTTTTTGGGCCATGCGGCCTTTTACGTCGGGGGAGAGGGGCTTAAGGGGCTCATCGACCCCTTCCTGACGGGAAACCCCCAGGCGAGCCAGGGGGCCGAGAGCTTCACGGAGATCGATGTCATCTTTCTGACCCACGGCCACGACGACCACCTGGGCGACACGGTCCAGATCGCCAAGAGGACGGGGGCCACGGTGGTGGCCAATTACGAGATCTGCCACCATCTGGCAAAGAAGGGCCTCAAGTGCCATCCCATGCAGATCGGGGGCCGGTGGACCTTCCCCTTCGGAACCGTCAAGATGACGGCGGCCCTTCACGGGTCGGCCATCCTCGACGGGAATCAGGTGGTCTACGGAGGGCTGGCCGGAGGTTTCCTCATCGAGATCGAGGGGAAAAAGGTCTATCACAGCGGCGACACGGGGCTGACGAAGGAGATGGAGCTCCTCGCCGAGGAGGCGATCGACGTCGCCCTTCTGCCCATCGGCGGCAATTTCGTCATGGACGAGGAGGACGCGGCCCGGGCCGTCAGGATGATCGGCCCCGAGGCCGTCGTGCCCATGCACTACGACACCTTCGACCTCATCCGGGCCGATGCCGATCGCTTCGCCCGCCTCGTCGGCACCGCCTCCCGCGTCGTGCCCCTCAGACCGGGCCAGGAGCTGCTTTTCTGA
- the aspS gene encoding aspartate--tRNA ligase, translating to MEERQFDASWRRSVYCGKVDGSLEGRSVVLNGWLRCRRDLGGIIFLELWDHSGVVQVVLNPERNEAVHERAKALRSEYVLAVRGTVSRRPEGTENEALPTGLWEVAVDDFLLLAPSAPLPFEIDGADDVDETLRLRHRYLDLRRTRMQGNLRLRHRAARFTRSFLSDEGFIEVETPMLTRSTPEGARDYLVPSRVNPGNFYALPQSPQIFKQILMIGGCDRYFQIVRCFRDEDLRADRQPEFTQIDMELSFVTEEVILDLLERYTVGLWKEVLDVTLPVPFPRLTWREALDLYGSDKPDLRIPFSLVDVRHVFEGTDIKAFQAVLEGGGVIKALPLPGGADLSRKDLDGVNARGQALGAKGLAPFQLRDGALKGPLVKFLDEGRQRLLVEAAGLKEGDALFVMADGSWRRTCEILGQLRLELARSRSLVDESRWAFLWVTEFPMFEWDDEERRWVAVHHPFTAPMAEDLDRLQTDPGSARSRAYDLVLNGTEVGGGSIRIHDPRMQEKVFEALGFTAQSARERFGFLLDALSFGTPPHGGLALGFDRLVMLLCGAKSIREVMAFPKNQKAQCVMSGAPDVVDTRQLEELAVRVDLPLE from the coding sequence ATGGAAGAAAGACAGTTTGACGCCTCCTGGAGGCGCAGCGTGTACTGCGGAAAAGTGGACGGTTCCCTCGAGGGACGGTCCGTCGTCCTCAACGGCTGGCTTCGCTGCCGTCGCGACCTGGGGGGCATCATCTTCCTCGAGCTCTGGGACCACAGCGGCGTCGTTCAGGTCGTCCTCAACCCCGAGAGGAACGAGGCCGTCCACGAGAGGGCCAAGGCCCTCCGCAGCGAATATGTCCTGGCCGTGAGGGGAACGGTCTCCCGTCGTCCCGAGGGGACGGAGAACGAGGCCCTGCCCACGGGGCTCTGGGAGGTGGCCGTCGACGACTTCCTCCTTCTCGCCCCCTCGGCGCCCCTTCCCTTCGAGATCGACGGCGCCGACGACGTCGACGAGACGCTCCGTCTCCGCCACCGCTATCTCGATTTGAGGCGGACCCGAATGCAGGGGAACCTCCGTCTCCGCCATCGTGCGGCCCGCTTCACCCGCTCCTTCCTCTCCGACGAGGGCTTCATCGAGGTGGAGACGCCCATGCTGACGCGCTCCACGCCTGAAGGGGCCCGGGACTATCTCGTGCCGAGCCGCGTCAATCCCGGAAACTTCTATGCCCTGCCCCAGTCGCCCCAGATCTTCAAACAGATCCTCATGATCGGCGGCTGCGACCGCTACTTCCAGATCGTCCGCTGCTTCCGCGACGAGGACCTCCGGGCCGACCGTCAGCCCGAGTTCACCCAGATCGACATGGAGCTCAGCTTCGTCACCGAAGAGGTCATTCTCGATCTTCTCGAGCGCTACACCGTCGGCCTCTGGAAAGAGGTCCTCGACGTGACCCTGCCGGTCCCCTTCCCCCGCCTCACCTGGAGGGAGGCCCTCGATCTCTACGGCAGCGACAAGCCCGATCTGCGCATTCCCTTCTCCCTCGTCGACGTCCGTCACGTCTTCGAGGGGACGGACATCAAGGCCTTCCAGGCCGTCCTCGAGGGAGGCGGCGTCATCAAGGCTCTACCTCTGCCGGGAGGGGCCGACCTCTCCCGCAAGGATCTGGACGGCGTCAACGCCCGCGGCCAGGCCCTGGGCGCCAAGGGGCTGGCCCCCTTCCAGCTCCGCGACGGAGCCCTCAAGGGACCTCTCGTGAAGTTCCTCGACGAGGGGCGCCAGCGTCTTCTCGTCGAGGCGGCGGGGCTGAAGGAGGGAGACGCCCTCTTCGTCATGGCCGACGGCTCCTGGCGGAGAACCTGCGAGATCCTGGGCCAGCTCCGTCTCGAACTGGCCCGTTCCCGGAGTCTCGTCGACGAGTCCCGGTGGGCCTTCCTCTGGGTCACCGAATTCCCCATGTTCGAGTGGGATGACGAGGAACGGCGCTGGGTCGCCGTCCATCACCCCTTCACGGCTCCCATGGCCGAAGATCTCGACAGGCTTCAGACCGACCCGGGATCGGCCCGCTCCCGCGCCTACGACCTCGTCCTCAACGGGACCGAGGTGGGAGGCGGTTCCATCAGGATTCACGATCCCCGGATGCAGGAGAAGGTCTTCGAGGCCCTGGGCTTCACGGCCCAGTCGGCCCGGGAGCGCTTCGGCTTCCTCCTCGACGCCCTTTCCTTCGGCACGCCGCCCCACGGAGGGCTGGCTCTGGGGTTCGACCGCCTCGTCATGCTTCTCTGCGGCGCCAAGTCGATCCGGGAGGTCATGGCCTTCCCCAAGAACCAGAAGGCCCAGTGCGTCATGTCCGGCGCTCCCGACGTCGTCGACACCCGTCAGCTCGAGGAGTTGGCCGTCAGGGTCGATCTGCCCCTGGAATAG
- the hisS gene encoding histidine--tRNA ligase, with amino-acid sequence MAEITAPRGVRDVLPDESWKWAYVLGQFRQIADGFGFSEIHLPIFEHTELFCRGIGDTTDVVEKEMYTFEDRSGRSLTLRPEVTASTVRSYLEQNMASRPQPVKLWTAGPMFRYERPQKGRYRQFWQLDVEVLGSDSPLVDVEVIELSLELYRRLGMTNLEVVINSVGCPACRPAYREALRAYLRPHLGELCESCRSRFDRNPLRILDCKNPTCKAITEGAPDVMDSLCDECSGHFAAVRKGLDLLGARTHIDKRLVRGLDYYTKTAYEVLSGDLGAQNAVCGGGRYDNLAESIGGPHLPGVGFASGIERIVLTMEQQGCSFGREPALDAYVIAVDETARDEALKLLYALRREGLSADMDYQGRAMKAQFKSASQAAFACILGGDEVARSVVALKEMASGNQEECAFDGAAQVIRSRLGR; translated from the coding sequence ATGGCAGAAATCACGGCACCGCGCGGCGTACGAGATGTGCTCCCCGATGAATCGTGGAAGTGGGCCTACGTCCTGGGCCAGTTCCGGCAGATCGCCGACGGCTTCGGCTTCAGCGAGATCCACCTTCCCATCTTCGAGCATACGGAGCTTTTCTGTCGCGGCATCGGCGATACGACGGACGTGGTGGAGAAGGAGATGTACACCTTCGAGGACCGTTCGGGGCGGAGTCTGACCCTTCGGCCCGAGGTGACGGCCTCCACGGTCCGCTCCTATCTGGAGCAGAACATGGCCTCCAGGCCTCAGCCCGTCAAGCTCTGGACCGCCGGTCCCATGTTCCGTTACGAGCGGCCCCAGAAGGGGCGCTACCGCCAGTTCTGGCAGCTCGACGTCGAGGTCCTCGGTTCCGACAGCCCTCTCGTCGACGTCGAGGTGATCGAACTCTCCCTCGAGCTCTACCGCAGGCTGGGGATGACCAACCTCGAGGTGGTCATCAACTCCGTGGGCTGTCCCGCCTGCCGTCCCGCCTACCGCGAGGCCCTTCGGGCCTACCTGAGGCCTCATCTGGGCGAGCTCTGCGAGAGCTGCCGGAGCCGCTTCGACCGCAATCCCCTGCGCATCCTCGACTGCAAGAACCCCACGTGCAAGGCCATCACCGAGGGGGCTCCCGACGTGATGGATTCGCTCTGCGACGAGTGCAGCGGCCACTTCGCCGCCGTCCGCAAGGGGCTCGATCTTCTCGGCGCCAGGACCCACATCGACAAGCGCCTCGTCCGGGGCCTCGACTACTACACGAAGACGGCCTACGAGGTCCTCTCGGGCGATCTGGGTGCCCAGAACGCCGTCTGCGGAGGGGGACGCTACGACAATCTGGCCGAGTCCATCGGAGGGCCTCACCTTCCCGGCGTGGGATTCGCCTCGGGCATCGAGCGCATCGTCCTCACCATGGAGCAGCAGGGCTGTTCCTTCGGCCGCGAGCCCGCCCTCGACGCCTATGTGATCGCCGTCGACGAGACGGCCCGCGACGAGGCCCTCAAGCTCCTCTACGCCCTCAGGCGCGAGGGGCTCAGCGCCGACATGGACTACCAGGGGCGGGCCATGAAGGCCCAGTTCAAATCGGCCTCCCAGGCGGCCTTCGCCTGCATCCTCGGCGGCGACGAGGTGGCCCGGTCCGTCGTGGCCCTCAAGGAGATGGCCTCGGGCAATCAGGAGGAGTGCGCCTTCGACGGAGCGGCCCAAGTCATCCGGTCCCGTCTGGGCCGGTAG
- a CDS encoding stage V sporulation protein S — MEVLKVSANSQPKSVAGAIAAVLREKGAVEVQSVGAGAVNQSVKAIAIARGYVAPNGIDLVCIPAFAKIDIDGEERTAIKFQIESR, encoded by the coding sequence ATGGAAGTTCTGAAGGTCTCAGCAAACTCTCAACCCAAATCCGTGGCGGGGGCCATCGCGGCCGTACTCAGGGAGAAGGGAGCCGTCGAAGTCCAGTCCGTCGGGGCCGGGGCGGTCAATCAGTCCGTCAAGGCCATCGCCATCGCCAGGGGTTATGTGGCCCCCAACGGGATCGACCTGGTCTGCATTCCGGCCTTCGCCAAGATCGATATCGACGGCGAGGAGCGGACGGCCATCAAATTCCAGATCGAGTCGCGCTGA
- a CDS encoding putative metallopeptidase, translating into MEDLFDYEICNAQYHPVAEGLIKKYEELRHIDPDTILFLLNRKAAGKSSRNKVRLAETSKVPPKWQQVLYQGGGLSYFYLIEFFEKSIACLDENQMKALIYRELRRISLTGKIVSPDVHEWYQILEGLGRHWFYPEATCPDLLADDIDWKRLMGSSFERPVAEE; encoded by the coding sequence TTGGAAGACCTTTTCGATTATGAGATCTGCAACGCCCAATACCACCCCGTCGCCGAAGGGCTCATCAAAAAATACGAAGAGCTCCGTCACATCGACCCCGACACGATCCTCTTCCTCCTGAACCGCAAGGCCGCCGGCAAAAGCAGCCGCAACAAGGTCCGCCTCGCCGAAACCTCCAAGGTGCCGCCCAAATGGCAGCAGGTCCTCTACCAGGGAGGGGGACTGAGCTACTTCTACCTCATCGAATTTTTCGAGAAATCCATCGCCTGTCTCGACGAAAACCAGATGAAGGCCCTCATCTACCGCGAGCTGCGCCGCATCAGCCTGACGGGCAAGATCGTCTCGCCCGACGTCCACGAGTGGTACCAGATCCTCGAGGGGCTGGGACGGCACTGGTTCTACCCCGAGGCGACCTGTCCCGACCTTCTGGCCGACGACATCGACTGGAAGCGCCTCATGGGTTCCTCCTTCGAGCGCCCCGTGGCCGAGGAGTGA
- the ppnP gene encoding pyrimidine/purine nucleoside phosphorylase, with product MSDRFEGVSVLKKLNVYNEGKVMSRTIYTAEGERKTLGVMFPGDYEFGTGDREVMEMVAGRTEVLLPGSDAWQTFGPGDTFGIPADSSFKLRVSELMEYVCSYYRD from the coding sequence GTGAGTGATCGTTTCGAAGGCGTATCGGTTCTGAAGAAACTCAACGTCTACAACGAGGGCAAGGTCATGAGCCGCACGATCTACACGGCCGAGGGGGAACGCAAGACTCTGGGCGTCATGTTCCCCGGTGACTACGAGTTCGGCACCGGGGACAGGGAGGTCATGGAGATGGTGGCCGGCAGGACGGAAGTCCTCCTTCCGGGCAGCGACGCCTGGCAAACCTTCGGCCCCGGAGACACCTTCGGCATTCCCGCGGACAGCAGCTTCAAGCTCCGCGTCTCGGAACTGATGGAGTACGTCTGTTCCTACTACAGGGACTGA